One genomic window of Chloroflexota bacterium includes the following:
- a CDS encoding 4Fe-4S binding protein — protein MTTRIISATKSKRRKKSRFQLKLWPTVRFFFTIGFFILIGTDIWNGSTCVVDIGPLQIACPLGVAQLIAASRKIIPALLVGALVSLGLIFFFGRAFCSWICPGRWIFNRGPVKNSKPWKYRAWVQRVIVGGVVGAAFVCHNPIFCTICPAGVVCRGAIAAGNGGSVFPTIGWYTMLVGAEWATGRSWCRDMCPLGAAFSRISRWNPFLKIRRAEETCTPCVACQRACPEGLNLSKDTDFSTCTKCLECIAACPRGAVNVELLQIK, from the coding sequence ATGACCACCCGAATCATCTCTGCCACAAAATCGAAGCGGCGCAAAAAAAGCAGGTTTCAGCTTAAATTATGGCCGACGGTGCGTTTCTTCTTCACCATCGGGTTTTTTATTTTAATCGGCACGGATATCTGGAACGGAAGTACCTGCGTGGTGGATATTGGCCCCCTGCAGATAGCCTGCCCACTGGGCGTGGCACAACTGATTGCAGCTTCCCGGAAGATCATCCCTGCACTCTTGGTGGGCGCGCTGGTAAGCCTGGGGTTGATCTTTTTCTTTGGGCGCGCCTTTTGCAGTTGGATCTGCCCTGGCCGCTGGATCTTCAACCGCGGGCCGGTGAAAAACTCAAAACCCTGGAAATACCGCGCCTGGGTTCAACGCGTGATTGTTGGGGGCGTCGTCGGCGCGGCCTTCGTTTGCCATAATCCAATATTTTGTACAATTTGTCCGGCGGGCGTTGTTTGTCGCGGCGCTATCGCCGCTGGAAATGGCGGCAGCGTTTTTCCAACCATCGGCTGGTACACCATGCTCGTCGGCGCAGAATGGGCGACCGGACGCTCGTGGTGCCGCGATATGTGCCCGCTCGGAGCCGCATTCAGCCGCATCAGCCGCTGGAACCCTTTCCTGAAAATTCGCCGCGCTGAAGAAACCTGCACGCCCTGTGTAGCTTGCCAGCGCGCCTGCCCCGAGGGATTGAATCTCTCGAAAGACACTGATTTTTCCACTTGCACCAAATGCCTGGAATGTATTGCGGCCTGCCCGCGTGGCGCGGTTAATGTAGAGTTGTTGCAGATTAAGTAA